From the Aspergillus puulaauensis MK2 DNA, chromosome 1, nearly complete sequence genome, the window CAACCGGGTTCCGACAATCTTCCAACCCTCACACAGGTTCGCACGTCAAGCGGTGGTTTCCGTCGGACATACAGCTCCAATTCGATCAAAGTACGCAATGTCGAAGTCGGTCCCGCTAGTTTCGATAAAATCAAGCTCATTGGAAAGGGTGATGTGGGTAAGGTTTACCTGGTCAGAGAAAAGAAGTCGACTCGTCTATATGCCATGAAAGGTGAGTTGCCACGCAACACCAAATGGGACCGGTTTGACTGACAAAAATACTAGTTCTGAGTAAGAAGGAAATGATCAAGCGGAACAAGATCAAACGGGCACTGGCAGAGCAAGAGATTCTCGCCACCAGTAACCACCCGTTCATTGTGACACTTTATCACTCCTTCCAATCCGAGGATTATCTCTACCTGTGCATGGAGTACTGCAGCGGGGGGGAGTTCTTCCGAGGTATTATAACACAATAATCTTAAATTGATTGTTCCTTGCTGATTAGAACGCCTTGCAGCTTTACAAACCCGTCCAGGGAAATCCATATCGGAAGACGCTGCTCGATTCTATGCGGCGGAGGTTACCGCTGCGCTCGAGTATCTCCACCTCATGGGTTTCATTTACCGTGATCTGAAGCCAGAAAGTGTGTTTAGCAACCTTAACTACATGGAAAAGACTGACCGTTTCCTTCGCAGatatccttcttcatcagtcAGGCCATATTATGCTGTCGGACTTTGACCTTTCAAAGCAATCAGGGTCCGGGGGTGCTCCCACAATGATCCCCGCACGAAGCGGCAACTCCACGACGGCTTTCCCAACTATTGACACGAAGTCCTGTATTGCCGATTTCAGGACCAATTCGTTTGTCGGTACTGAGGAATACATTGCGCCAGAGGTAATTAAAGGCTGCGGCCATACCAGTGCTGTGGATTGGTGGACTCTGGGTATCTTGATATACGAGATGCTTTACGGGACGACACCATTTAAAGGCAAGAACAGGAATGCAACGTTCGGGAACATTCTCCGTGACGAAGTACCATTCCCAGAGCAAGGAGGTGTACAGCAAACTTCCAAGTATGTTATTCATGATCCCTGGGCCCCATTGGTGCACGTAACTAACTGATTAATAGCATGTGCAAATCTTTGATCCGAAAGTTACTGATCAAAGACGAAACTAAACGTCTTGGAGCTCGGGCTGGCGCATCGGACGTAAAAACACACCCGTTTTTCCGGCAAACACAATGGGCCCTTATTCGCCATATGAAACCACCGATGGTCCCTCATCAAAGTCGCGGAAATGAGACTGTCAACTTCCGTAACGTCAAGGAGAGCGGAAGCGTTGACATTGGCGAAAAGAACCCTTCCAAGATGAAGGGCGTTCCCCTGAATTCCGGCCTTGCCACACCGAATGCTGAAATTTCCGATCCTTTTGAAGAGTTCAACAGTGTCACTCTTCACCACGATGGCGACTTCTAGTTAAACCAAATCGTGGTGCTAATTTCCCGGCCTTCCGCATGCTAGACGAAACTGCTCGAGCGTATCCTGTATTGCTATCATTTCACGATCATGATGCATGAAAACAATTTGTATTCGAAAGTCTATATTCTGTCGCTTTTACTACAGGGAGTTTGGAGGTGTTTAGAATTTCAACTTGGGACTTTTCTGTTATCGATTTGCTGCGACTTATATTGGGTGGATATCGATCTGCTTCGATGTCTGAATCTGCTTTGCGCGTGTCATTTTTCGGTTCCTGTTATTGTGCTTCTGCTATGGTATACTCTTGTCCCTTTTACAACATTCTTTTCTATATGGCTATCAGTCGCCTTGCCATAACTATCCTTATTGCAGAACACGGCGTTGGCGATTTCGAATTTGCACTTGCGCAACACAATTTGTTCAACTACTGCCGCGTTACTATACGAACCGAACTCTTGCTTGCATTTCTCAAGCCCTATTACCTATCTGTTCCGTTTTACTTACCTGGCTCGAGAAATTGGGCAGAAGGCTTTTCAAGGATCTGTGTTCAACACGATCCGCCTTCTCTGCGTGCTTATCATATACATCCTTAGTCGCGAAATTCAATTGTCTTATTATTCAAATACTCTTAAGGATGGAGAAGTAGTTCTGGCAGTTCTTCCCCTCTTGGACAATGCTCCATGGTTCTTTCACCGAGTAAATACCCTCATTGCATCAATATCTTGTTACCCGTTAAGTAGGAATTACTGCCGTCCTTTCCACCTTCCTTGAAAGCCATCCGTATACAATGTCCCAGCCATTCGAGGGATAGATCATTTGAGTTACCCTGGATCATACATGATGAATATTCTAGTTTGCATATTTCATTCAATAATGTGTAGTGTTTCACTATATGTGTTGAGCGTActggaatatatataattttgTTGACATCAGTAGTAACTCAAGATACTGCAAGGGACGACGGATATCGTATGTCGCTCACTTGGAGATAAATGTATTCAACATATAAGCTTCAATAGTAATGTGGATTTTCCTGGGGCAATTGTAGCCCGTGAGGGTTGGGTAATAACGCCGCTGCCAGAACGGCCGACGCGCT encodes:
- the NRC2 gene encoding putative serine/threonine protein kinase (Nrc-2) (COG:T;~EggNog:ENOG410PGX9;~InterPro:IPR000719,IPR011009,IPR008271;~PFAM:PF07714,PF00069;~SMCOG1030:serine/threonine protein kinase;~antiSMASH:Cluster_1.14;~go_function: GO:0004672 - protein kinase activity [Evidence IEA];~go_function: GO:0005524 - ATP binding [Evidence IEA];~go_process: GO:0006468 - protein phosphorylation [Evidence IEA]), translated to MTQLFASNPSPAANEKRGNLPGLSMPSKKHSNDSSHFPTKIKNFFRINSSSNASSHQSNNHSTNSDRDNGSSTPAKNEPKSTFRQSRFLPIIGRNRSATVASEGNPLDEGISPTATANPYFVHQGQPALQHRNDGSIPSSPPDTPELQVDGVSAAEQATTANKEELARKLRRVASAPNAQGLFNAGDAGARPQTAELGKEPLLHSSTTGDPVGLVEVSLSTDNDGTLAVPQPGSDNLPTLTQVRTSSGGFRRTYSSNSIKVRNVEVGPASFDKIKLIGKGDVGKVYLVREKKSTRLYAMKVLSKKEMIKRNKIKRALAEQEILATSNHPFIVTLYHSFQSEDYLYLCMEYCSGGEFFRALQTRPGKSISEDAARFYAAEVTAALEYLHLMGFIYRDLKPENILLHQSGHIMLSDFDLSKQSGSGGAPTMIPARSGNSTTAFPTIDTKSCIADFRTNSFVGTEEYIAPEVIKGCGHTSAVDWWTLGILIYEMLYGTTPFKGKNRNATFGNILRDEVPFPEQGGVQQTSNMCKSLIRKLLIKDETKRLGARAGASDVKTHPFFRQTQWALIRHMKPPMVPHQSRGNETVNFRNVKESGSVDIGEKNPSKMKGVPLNSGLATPNAEISDPFEEFNSVTLHHDGDF